From Paenibacillus sp. PK3_47, the proteins below share one genomic window:
- a CDS encoding aldo/keto reductase has product MKHLTDGTVLNNGVVMPWFGLGTFKAAGAEVANAVTTALELGYRSIDTAAVYGNEEEVGESIAASGVERDSLFVTTKVWNTDQGYDTTLRAFDTSCKKLGLDVIDLYLIHWPGADKYKDTWRALERLAEEGRVRAIGVSNFQIHHLEELRKESGVVPAVNQVELHPRFIQKELHDYCVRHGIQIEAWAPLMKGRLQDNELLQGIAQAHGKTVSQVILRWELQNKIVIIPKSVTPSRIKENSEIFDFELTQDEVNAISGLDAGERIGTDPDKLLF; this is encoded by the coding sequence ATGAAGCATCTTACCGACGGGACGGTTCTGAATAACGGTGTGGTCATGCCCTGGTTTGGTCTGGGCACATTCAAGGCGGCAGGCGCAGAGGTAGCTAATGCGGTTACGACAGCACTGGAGCTGGGTTACCGGAGTATTGATACTGCAGCCGTATACGGCAACGAAGAAGAGGTGGGGGAGTCCATTGCCGCAAGCGGTGTGGAACGGGACAGCCTGTTCGTAACAACCAAGGTCTGGAATACGGATCAGGGATATGATACAACGCTGCGCGCTTTTGATACCAGCTGCAAGAAGCTGGGGCTTGATGTGATCGACCTGTATCTGATTCACTGGCCTGGGGCGGATAAATATAAAGATACATGGCGTGCGCTGGAACGTCTGGCGGAAGAAGGCCGCGTCCGTGCTATCGGTGTCAGCAATTTTCAGATTCATCATCTGGAGGAATTGCGCAAGGAGAGCGGCGTAGTGCCGGCTGTCAACCAGGTGGAGCTGCATCCGCGGTTCATCCAGAAGGAGCTGCATGACTACTGCGTCCGGCACGGGATTCAGATTGAAGCATGGGCGCCGCTGATGAAAGGCAGACTGCAGGACAACGAGCTGCTGCAGGGAATCGCACAGGCTCACGGCAAGACAGTATCACAGGTTATCCTGCGCTGGGAGCTGCAGAACAAGATCGTCATCATTCCTAAGTCGGTTACGCCTTCGAGAATTAAGGAGAACAGCGAGATCTTTGATTTTGAGCTGACACAGGATGAAGTGAATGCCATCAGCGGACTGGATGCCGGAGAGCGTATCGGCACGGATCCGGACAAGCTGCTGTTCTAG
- a CDS encoding class I SAM-dependent RNA methyltransferase, whose product MGKLQLIATAPMGLEAVVARELNELGYETTVENGRVLFSGDYIDICRCNLWLRTSDRVLVKMGQFPAKTFDELFEGVKAINWEDWIPENGEFPVEGRSHKSQLTSVPACQGIVKKAIVEKLKQSYRTEWFPENGPRYVVEVILLNDIALITLDTTGPALHKRGYRRHATEAPLKETMAAALIQLSRWNGSRPLYDPCCGSGTILIEAAMIAWNIAPGLRRSFPSEHWPEIPQQLWEEAREEAFDAVRDDYPLQLTGTDIDPAAIEIAEAAAKSAGLAGEITFKNIAAAKARPQGEYGCIITNPPYGERISNDKEVERLTRQFGEMMLYLPTWSFFAISPYKEFEQYYGRKADKRRKLYNGRIECQYYQYLGPLPPRNPK is encoded by the coding sequence TTGGGTAAATTACAATTGATCGCCACCGCCCCTATGGGGCTGGAGGCTGTAGTAGCACGGGAATTGAACGAGCTGGGTTATGAGACCACGGTCGAGAACGGGCGGGTATTATTCAGCGGGGATTACATTGACATCTGCCGCTGTAACCTGTGGCTGCGTACCTCCGACCGCGTCCTGGTTAAAATGGGCCAGTTCCCGGCCAAAACCTTTGACGAGCTGTTTGAAGGCGTCAAGGCTATCAACTGGGAAGACTGGATTCCCGAAAACGGCGAATTCCCGGTAGAAGGCCGCTCGCATAAATCACAGCTTACCAGCGTACCTGCCTGCCAGGGGATTGTCAAGAAGGCTATCGTCGAGAAGCTGAAACAGTCCTACCGGACCGAATGGTTCCCTGAAAACGGCCCGCGTTACGTGGTAGAGGTTATCTTGCTGAACGATATCGCATTGATTACGCTGGATACCACCGGCCCTGCGCTGCACAAACGCGGCTACCGCCGCCACGCCACTGAAGCGCCGCTTAAGGAAACCATGGCTGCAGCCCTCATCCAGCTCAGCCGCTGGAACGGCAGCCGCCCGCTGTATGATCCGTGCTGCGGTTCCGGTACGATCCTGATCGAGGCGGCCATGATTGCCTGGAACATCGCACCGGGCCTGCGCCGTTCCTTCCCTTCCGAGCATTGGCCGGAAATTCCGCAGCAGCTGTGGGAAGAAGCCCGCGAGGAAGCCTTTGATGCCGTCCGTGACGACTATCCGCTGCAGCTGACCGGCACGGATATCGATCCGGCAGCGATTGAAATTGCCGAAGCCGCCGCCAAGAGCGCCGGGCTGGCCGGTGAAATCACCTTCAAGAATATCGCGGCAGCCAAAGCGCGGCCGCAGGGAGAATACGGCTGCATCATAACCAACCCGCCATACGGCGAGCGGATCAGCAATGACAAGGAAGTGGAGCGGCTGACCCGCCAGTTCGGTGAAATGATGCTGTATCTGCCGACATGGTCCTTTTTTGCGATCAGCCCGTACAAGGAGTTCGAACAATACTACGGCCGCAAAGCGGACAAGCGCCGCAAGCTGTACAACGGCCGGATCGAATGCCAGTATTATCAGTACCTCGGTCCTCTGCCTCCGCGGAACCCTAAATAA
- a CDS encoding O-methyltransferase has protein sequence MPNQEEYSEGLYTEDELLMEVKEAIKANNMPEVSIAPGYGRLLTMLVRLSRSARVLEIGALGGYSGICLCRGFEAGGSLTSLELKPEYAELAGLHLRKAGFGDAVEYKIGPALDSLKQLEAEGRTFDFFFIDADKENYPGYLEYAIRLASPGAIIAGDNIFLRGRTLNTDKKGPAVQAMRRFNEMIASDERLTSTLLPAYDGLALAMVK, from the coding sequence ATGCCTAACCAGGAAGAATACAGCGAAGGGCTGTACACAGAGGATGAATTGCTGATGGAGGTTAAGGAAGCCATCAAAGCGAACAATATGCCGGAGGTATCAATAGCCCCGGGCTACGGAAGACTGTTGACGATGCTGGTCAGGCTGTCCCGCTCTGCAAGGGTGCTGGAGATCGGCGCGCTTGGCGGTTACAGCGGAATCTGCCTGTGCCGCGGCTTTGAAGCAGGCGGAAGCCTGACCTCGCTGGAACTGAAGCCGGAATATGCCGAGCTGGCCGGCCTTCATCTGCGCAAGGCCGGATTCGGTGATGCGGTGGAATACAAAATCGGCCCTGCGCTGGACAGCCTGAAGCAGCTGGAGGCGGAGGGCCGGACCTTTGATTTCTTTTTTATCGATGCCGACAAGGAGAACTATCCGGGCTATCTGGAATACGCCATCCGGTTGGCTTCGCCGGGGGCTATTATTGCCGGGGATAACATTTTTCTGCGCGGACGCACACTTAATACGGACAAGAAGGGTCCTGCTGTCCAAGCGATGCGACGCTTCAATGAGATGATTGCCAGTGATGAGCGCCTGACCAGCACACTGCTGCCTGCCTATGACGGACTGGCGCTGGCGATGGTCAAATAA
- a CDS encoding MFS transporter produces the protein MKNWETWKINLMVLWFGQFLVNAGMTMITPFLSLYLAKDLGVQGDHAIGMWAGLIFAANFLTSFIFQPLWGKLADKYGRKIMLLRSSFGMAIVIVLMGFAQSPLQLLLLRLLNGTISGFNPASIALISGTTPKARMGFAMGLMQSGSVAGTILGPLIGGAMADWIGFRPIFYVVGALLFVASLLALFLVKEKFDRVEAAQVPQVSVLQGFKELAKVPQLPALFGVTFLLQFAMISPMSLLPLYVEKLHGSAVNIAFWAGMVSAVTGISNMLASPLLGKLSDKIGAHRILTFALIGASLFLIPQAFVTSVWQLIIVRFMMGVFMGGLLPSVNALIRSYTPDGKESRAFGFNSSTLALGNMLGAVIGGFLSGYIGIEGLFIISGAFLLINTVWVRLKLYKVTTPRLFR, from the coding sequence TTGAAGAATTGGGAGACCTGGAAAATCAACCTCATGGTGCTTTGGTTTGGACAATTTCTCGTCAATGCCGGTATGACTATGATTACCCCCTTTCTGTCGCTCTATCTCGCCAAAGATCTGGGGGTACAGGGCGATCATGCCATCGGAATGTGGGCCGGGCTTATTTTTGCCGCTAACTTCCTGACCTCGTTTATTTTTCAGCCCCTGTGGGGCAAGCTGGCCGATAAATACGGGCGTAAAATCATGCTGCTCCGTTCCAGCTTCGGCATGGCTATCGTCATTGTGCTTATGGGCTTTGCCCAATCACCGCTGCAGCTCCTGCTGCTCCGTCTGCTGAACGGTACGATTTCCGGCTTCAATCCCGCGTCGATCGCGCTTATCTCAGGGACTACCCCCAAGGCACGCATGGGCTTTGCCATGGGTCTGATGCAGTCCGGCTCGGTGGCCGGGACGATTCTCGGGCCGCTCATCGGCGGTGCAATGGCGGACTGGATCGGATTCCGTCCGATCTTTTATGTCGTGGGTGCGCTGCTGTTCGTCGCCTCGCTCCTGGCACTGTTCCTGGTTAAAGAGAAGTTTGACCGGGTAGAAGCGGCCCAGGTGCCGCAGGTGTCCGTGCTTCAGGGGTTTAAGGAGCTGGCCAAGGTGCCGCAGCTTCCTGCGCTGTTCGGCGTTACGTTCCTGCTGCAGTTCGCAATGATCAGCCCGATGTCCCTGCTTCCGCTGTACGTGGAGAAGCTTCACGGCTCAGCTGTGAACATCGCTTTCTGGGCCGGTATGGTCAGTGCGGTAACGGGCATATCCAATATGCTGGCGTCCCCGCTGCTCGGTAAGCTTAGCGACAAAATCGGCGCACACCGGATATTAACCTTTGCGCTGATCGGGGCATCGCTTTTCCTCATACCCCAGGCTTTTGTAACGTCGGTCTGGCAGCTCATTATTGTCCGGTTTATGATGGGCGTCTTTATGGGCGGGCTGCTGCCGAGTGTGAACGCTCTGATCCGTTCCTATACGCCTGACGGCAAAGAAAGCCGGGCTTTCGGCTTCAACAGCAGCACCTTGGCCCTCGGCAATATGCTTGGAGCGGTCATCGGCGGATTTTTGTCAGGATACATCGGGATCGAAGGCCTGTTCATTATCTCCGGCGCTTTCCTGCTCATTAATACAGTCTGGGTCCGGCTGAAGCTGTACAAGGTGACAACTCCGCGGCTATTCCGCTGA
- the hemE gene encoding uroporphyrinogen decarboxylase, whose protein sequence is MTYNDTFIRACKKLETDRVPVWYMRQAGRYDPDYRKIKEKYSLLEICRQPELAAEVTLMPVRKLGVDAAILYSDIMNPVASLGVDFDIVKNVGPVIENPLRCEADIDRLKPIDVEGDLGHILETISILDKELDVPLITFAGAPFTIASYLIEGRPSKSYHRTKELMYSQPRVWEKLMDKLGDMVITYLRAHVRSGGKAFQLFDSWVGSLAPRDFEQYVLPTISRIFSELSDLDVPKIYFPGVSSGELLPGLKSLRADVIGLDWRVSLSEGRRRTGGGFAVQGNLDPYLLTAPMEVLKQRAKDIIDEGIQEPGFIFNLGHGLFPEASLDTLRELTEYVHEYSEQVLKAASSEQSRS, encoded by the coding sequence ATGACCTACAATGATACTTTTATCCGTGCCTGCAAGAAGCTGGAGACGGACCGCGTTCCTGTGTGGTACATGCGTCAAGCCGGACGTTATGACCCTGATTACCGTAAAATAAAGGAAAAATATTCGCTGCTTGAAATTTGCAGACAGCCTGAACTTGCCGCTGAAGTCACATTGATGCCTGTACGCAAGCTCGGTGTGGATGCGGCAATTTTGTATTCCGACATTATGAATCCTGTCGCTTCGCTCGGCGTGGATTTTGATATCGTCAAGAATGTTGGTCCTGTCATCGAGAATCCGCTGCGCTGTGAAGCAGATATTGACCGCCTGAAACCGATTGATGTCGAAGGGGACCTGGGCCACATTCTGGAAACCATCTCCATTCTGGACAAAGAGCTGGACGTGCCGCTGATTACGTTTGCCGGAGCGCCTTTTACAATTGCCAGCTATCTTATTGAAGGAAGACCTTCCAAGAGCTATCACCGGACCAAGGAGCTTATGTACAGCCAGCCGCGTGTCTGGGAGAAACTGATGGACAAGCTGGGCGATATGGTCATCACCTATTTGCGTGCCCATGTCCGCAGCGGAGGCAAGGCCTTCCAGCTGTTCGACAGCTGGGTGGGTTCGCTTGCTCCCCGTGACTTTGAACAGTATGTGCTGCCGACCATCTCCCGTATTTTCAGCGAGTTGTCAGACCTTGATGTGCCGAAGATCTATTTCCCCGGTGTAAGCTCCGGAGAACTTTTGCCGGGCCTTAAGAGTCTTCGGGCCGATGTGATCGGTCTGGACTGGCGGGTAAGCCTTAGCGAAGGCAGACGCAGAACAGGCGGAGGCTTTGCGGTGCAGGGCAATCTGGATCCATATCTGCTGACCGCCCCGATGGAGGTTCTGAAGCAGCGCGCCAAGGATATCATTGATGAGGGCATCCAGGAGCCTGGATTTATTTTCAACCTGGGGCATGGCTTATTTCCTGAAGCATCGCTGGATACGCTAAGAGAGTTAACGGAGTACGTGCATGAATATTCGGAACAGGTGCTTAAGGCTGCTTCATCAGAGCAGAGCCGTTCCTGA
- the hemH gene encoding ferrochelatase: protein MSAKIGVLVMSYGTPESLEGVEAYYTHIRRGNPPSAEQLKELKDRYEAIVGGVFPLRENTDRQVEALQAALNRDSGEGIEYVCYQGLKHAHPFIEDGVEAMAKDGITQAVGVVLAPHYSVMSVGGYIKRAQQKAEESGIEMAFVESYHLHPELIDVLCRRVSAKLDQFEETGAARGEVRVLFSAHSLPERILAMGDPYRDQLLETSEAVAAKAGVTSWQFTWQSAGRTAEPWLGPDILDTLRELSETQVKYVLSAPVGFVSDHLEVLYDLDIEAQALASELDLRLLRIESLNSDPAYMSVLSDVVRTKADQMKVSQQ, encoded by the coding sequence GTGAGTGCAAAAATTGGAGTTCTAGTGATGTCGTACGGTACGCCGGAGAGTCTGGAAGGGGTAGAAGCGTATTACACCCATATCCGGCGCGGCAATCCGCCCTCAGCAGAGCAATTGAAAGAGCTTAAAGACCGCTATGAAGCGATTGTCGGCGGGGTATTCCCGCTGCGTGAGAATACAGACCGTCAGGTGGAGGCCCTGCAGGCTGCGCTGAACCGCGATAGCGGCGAGGGTATTGAATATGTGTGTTACCAGGGGCTGAAGCATGCTCATCCGTTCATAGAAGACGGTGTAGAGGCAATGGCGAAGGACGGAATTACACAGGCGGTAGGCGTAGTGCTTGCACCGCATTATTCGGTAATGAGCGTGGGAGGCTACATCAAGCGCGCACAGCAAAAAGCCGAGGAGAGCGGAATCGAGATGGCCTTTGTGGAGAGCTATCACCTGCATCCGGAGCTGATCGATGTGCTCTGCCGCCGGGTGTCCGCGAAGCTGGACCAGTTCGAGGAGACCGGCGCTGCACGCGGTGAGGTCCGTGTACTGTTCAGTGCGCACAGCCTGCCTGAGCGCATTCTGGCCATGGGTGACCCGTACCGTGACCAGCTGCTGGAGACTTCGGAGGCTGTGGCTGCTAAGGCTGGAGTGACCTCATGGCAGTTCACCTGGCAGAGCGCCGGCAGAACCGCTGAGCCTTGGCTTGGACCGGATATTCTGGATACCCTGCGGGAGCTGAGCGAAACCCAGGTCAAATATGTGCTGTCCGCTCCGGTCGGATTCGTATCGGATCATCTGGAGGTGCTGTATGATCTGGATATTGAGGCCCAGGCGCTGGCTTCGGAGCTTGATCTGCGCCTTCTGCGGATAGAATCATTGAACAGTGATCCGGCATATATGTCTGTACTCAGCGATGTCGTACGGACCAAGGCTGATCAAATGAAGGTGAGCCAGCAATGA
- the hemG gene encoding protoporphyrinogen oxidase, which translates to MNGLTRRVVIVGGGLSGLSAAFYVRKYYREAGMEPDIVLIEKDKTLGGKIETLHRDGFVIEKGPDSFLARKTVMSDLAKELKLEQELVTTNPNAKKTYILQRGKLHPMPAGLVLGIPTEIKPFLKSGLVSFGGKMRALMDFVLPPRKSTEDESLGSLIERRLGPEVLENMTEPLLAGIYAGDMRKISLQATFPQFGEVERQYGSLIRGMTTGRKPVETHTGTKKSAFLTLRKGLQSMVQGLIQDLHDVEQRTGTGAVGIRKRSETGSGHPAAGTEARYEVELDNGEVLPADDVYVTVQNFAAANLLRPHVSVSALDNVNYVSVANVVLAFTKKDIVTEYDGSGFLVPRKEGRNITACTWTSTKWLHTSPDDKVLLRCYVGRSGDEQNVQLPDAALTELVRKDLKEIMGITAVPLFTEITRLEHSMPQYPVGHPAAIAGLRTELAEKLPGVYAFGAGYDGIGMPDCIKQAKETAEKAAEDIKRQLKTGTQQ; encoded by the coding sequence ATGAATGGTTTGACACGAAGAGTAGTGATTGTAGGCGGCGGGCTGAGTGGTCTCAGCGCCGCTTTTTATGTCCGGAAATATTACCGGGAAGCCGGAATGGAGCCGGATATCGTGCTGATCGAGAAGGACAAGACGCTGGGCGGCAAAATTGAAACGCTGCACCGTGACGGTTTTGTCATCGAAAAGGGACCTGATTCCTTCCTCGCCCGCAAAACGGTAATGAGCGATTTAGCCAAAGAGCTCAAGCTGGAACAGGAACTGGTTACGACAAATCCGAATGCGAAGAAGACGTACATACTGCAGCGGGGCAAGCTTCATCCTATGCCGGCTGGTCTGGTTCTGGGAATTCCCACGGAAATCAAGCCGTTTTTGAAGAGCGGTCTGGTCTCCTTCGGCGGCAAGATGCGGGCGTTAATGGACTTCGTGCTTCCGCCCCGGAAGAGTACAGAGGATGAGTCGCTCGGGTCTCTGATTGAGCGCCGTCTCGGACCGGAAGTGCTGGAGAATATGACAGAACCGCTGCTGGCGGGCATTTATGCCGGGGATATGCGGAAGATCAGCCTGCAGGCTACTTTCCCGCAGTTCGGTGAAGTTGAGCGGCAGTACGGGAGCCTGATCCGCGGCATGACGACAGGCCGCAAGCCGGTAGAGACGCACACAGGGACCAAGAAGAGCGCCTTCCTGACGCTGCGTAAAGGACTGCAGAGCATGGTTCAAGGCCTGATCCAGGACCTGCATGATGTGGAGCAGCGTACAGGGACAGGGGCAGTTGGCATCAGAAAACGCAGTGAGACGGGGAGCGGGCACCCGGCAGCCGGTACGGAAGCACGGTATGAAGTGGAGCTGGATAATGGTGAAGTTCTGCCTGCGGATGATGTCTACGTGACCGTGCAGAATTTTGCTGCTGCCAATCTGCTGCGGCCTCATGTCAGTGTCTCCGCACTGGATAACGTCAATTATGTATCTGTTGCCAACGTAGTACTGGCTTTTACCAAGAAAGACATCGTTACTGAATATGACGGCTCAGGGTTTCTCGTTCCGCGCAAGGAAGGCCGTAACATCACGGCCTGCACCTGGACGTCAACGAAATGGCTGCACACCAGCCCGGATGACAAGGTGCTGCTGCGCTGTTACGTCGGACGTTCCGGTGACGAGCAGAATGTCCAGCTGCCGGATGCCGCCCTGACCGAGCTGGTCCGCAAGGATCTCAAAGAGATTATGGGGATTACAGCGGTGCCGCTGTTTACCGAGATCACCAGGCTTGAGCACTCCATGCCGCAATATCCGGTAGGCCATCCGGCGGCTATCGCAGGACTTCGGACCGAGCTGGCCGAGAAGCTGCCGGGTGTATATGCATTCGGTGCCGGTTATGACGGCATAGGCATGCCTGACTGCATCAAGCAGGCCAAGGAAACAGCAGAGAAAGCAGCCGAGGATATTAAGCGGCAGTTAAAGACTGGTACACAGCAATAA
- a CDS encoding CapA family protein: protein MLTFYFISDNEKSISAPPPGEEAVQPSPENTPQATLAAVMPTPEAEPTAVITPSPAVTPEPEPSPTPEPVMSPEMTAAPEATEAPDEDEAGGKADSPASGGSAVSGLPEDASGETIKLNFAGDVIFAGRVGELLQKNGYAYSYAALDGMFKKDDLTVVNLETPITTGGVGAADKQFVFKGAPEALDALKAAGVDAVNLANNHTLDQGEEGLLDTLDHLSKRSIPYVGAGSDSKEAYSAQYFERKGIKIALLGFTRVMPKSDWMAGAKKPGVASVYDSAEALKAITAARKKADLVVVVVHWGKERVEQYDAIQQALGHSFIDAGADLVMGGHPHVLQGIEPYKGKWIAYSTGNFIFTRSTNPATWETAVFQAECSAKGQCSLQLSPMYAELGQPVPMNEADGQLLLNKVESLSAGRVKINNDGTVMQVR from the coding sequence ATGCTTACTTTTTATTTCATCAGTGATAACGAAAAAAGCATTTCTGCCCCTCCGCCCGGGGAGGAAGCAGTCCAGCCTTCACCGGAGAATACGCCTCAGGCGACGCTGGCAGCAGTCATGCCTACGCCTGAAGCAGAACCTACAGCTGTTATTACGCCTTCTCCGGCAGTAACGCCGGAGCCCGAGCCTTCACCTACCCCCGAACCGGTGATGAGCCCCGAAATGACCGCCGCGCCGGAAGCAACAGAAGCTCCGGATGAAGATGAGGCCGGCGGGAAAGCAGACAGCCCGGCGTCCGGCGGGAGTGCTGTATCCGGCTTGCCGGAGGATGCTTCCGGAGAGACCATTAAGCTCAATTTTGCAGGAGACGTCATTTTTGCCGGCAGAGTGGGGGAGCTGCTCCAGAAGAATGGCTACGCCTATTCCTACGCCGCGCTGGACGGAATGTTCAAAAAGGATGATCTGACCGTCGTCAATCTCGAAACTCCGATCACCACAGGCGGAGTGGGGGCCGCCGACAAGCAGTTTGTATTCAAGGGTGCTCCTGAGGCGCTGGATGCACTCAAGGCCGCAGGTGTGGATGCGGTAAATCTGGCCAACAACCATACCCTGGATCAGGGTGAGGAAGGGCTGCTGGACACCTTGGACCATCTCAGCAAGCGCAGCATTCCATATGTCGGGGCAGGCTCGGACAGCAAGGAAGCTTATTCTGCGCAGTATTTTGAACGCAAAGGCATTAAAATCGCACTGCTGGGCTTCACACGGGTGATGCCGAAGAGCGACTGGATGGCTGGTGCGAAGAAGCCGGGGGTGGCTTCGGTTTATGACAGTGCAGAAGCATTGAAGGCCATTACAGCTGCCAGGAAGAAGGCAGACCTTGTTGTCGTCGTTGTCCATTGGGGCAAGGAACGGGTGGAGCAGTATGATGCTATCCAGCAGGCGCTGGGGCACAGCTTCATTGATGCCGGAGCCGACCTTGTAATGGGGGGTCACCCGCATGTACTGCAGGGCATTGAGCCCTATAAGGGCAAATGGATTGCCTACAGTACAGGGAATTTTATTTTTACCAGATCCACGAACCCCGCTACCTGGGAGACAGCAGTATTTCAGGCAGAGTGCAGTGCAAAGGGCCAATGCTCGCTTCAGCTGAGTCCGATGTACGCTGAGCTGGGCCAGCCAGTACCGATGAACGAAGCGGACGGACAGCTGCTGCTGAACAAGGTGGAGTCATTGTCCGCCGGACGGGTTAAGATCAACAACGACGGTACTGTCATGCAGGTCCGCTAG
- a CDS encoding glycerophosphodiester phosphodiesterase family protein, with product MKNMCVAHRGFSGKAPENTLAAVRMALALPFVRWMEIDVQLTKDGVPVVIHDFSLDRTTNGHGKVKNMDFEHIRRLDAGYWKGRAFRGERVPSLEEVLTLAAGRLKLNIELKTTGDMYPGLEKAVIDLVNAKGMRDEVVLTSFDAGALQRIKELDPRISTGLIYDSRMGDPAKKLKELDCSFLSISFARLNPGLAKLLAERGIKIMAWTVNKAKEMRRLSEMHSDIMICTNRPDIWGDTFLKA from the coding sequence ATGAAAAATATGTGTGTTGCCCACCGCGGATTTTCCGGAAAAGCGCCTGAGAATACACTCGCCGCCGTACGCATGGCGCTGGCCCTTCCCTTTGTGAGGTGGATGGAGATCGATGTTCAGCTTACCAAAGATGGCGTCCCTGTTGTCATTCATGATTTTTCACTGGACCGTACGACCAACGGACACGGGAAAGTGAAGAATATGGACTTTGAGCACATCCGGCGGCTGGATGCCGGCTACTGGAAAGGGCGTGCTTTTCGCGGAGAAAGGGTACCCTCTTTGGAAGAGGTTCTGACGCTCGCCGCGGGCAGGCTGAAGCTCAACATTGAGCTGAAGACAACCGGCGATATGTATCCGGGGCTGGAGAAGGCCGTAATTGATCTGGTCAATGCCAAGGGTATGCGCGATGAGGTGGTCCTGACCTCGTTCGACGCCGGTGCGCTGCAGCGGATCAAGGAGCTGGACCCCCGTATAAGCACAGGGCTGATCTACGATTCAAGAATGGGAGACCCTGCCAAAAAGCTGAAGGAGCTGGACTGTTCCTTTCTTTCGATCAGCTTTGCCCGGCTGAACCCGGGGCTTGCGAAGCTGCTCGCCGAACGCGGGATCAAAATTATGGCCTGGACAGTGAACAAGGCGAAGGAAATGCGCCGGCTGTCCGAAATGCATTCAGATATCATGATCTGTACCAACCGTCCGGACATTTGGGGCGATACGTTTTTGAAGGCTTGA
- a CDS encoding fumarylacetoacetate hydrolase family protein → MCAAVNNVYCVGRNYKLHAEELGNEVPAEPLIFLKPSHSAVSLDKAVIELPKNAGMIHYEGELVLRIARDYTPGMTVEELVDVMALGLDFTLRDVQDDLKKKGLPWTAAKGFKNAAPLTPYIAFPDKEELEASDFTVLKNGTEVQRGNVKNMIFPLQKIIDFIAARYGLGKNDIIFTGTPAGVGPVVPGDSFELYWGDKLMGTCLIG, encoded by the coding sequence ATGTGCGCTGCTGTTAATAACGTTTACTGTGTTGGACGCAATTACAAATTACATGCTGAGGAACTCGGCAATGAAGTTCCGGCGGAGCCGCTCATCTTTCTGAAGCCCTCCCACTCGGCTGTCTCCCTTGACAAGGCAGTGATTGAGCTGCCCAAAAATGCCGGTATGATTCATTACGAAGGCGAACTGGTTCTGCGTATTGCCCGGGATTATACTCCAGGCATGACTGTAGAGGAGCTGGTCGATGTCATGGCGCTTGGCCTGGATTTCACATTGCGGGACGTTCAGGACGATCTGAAAAAGAAAGGTCTGCCCTGGACGGCTGCCAAAGGCTTTAAGAATGCCGCTCCGCTGACCCCGTATATTGCGTTTCCGGACAAAGAGGAGCTGGAGGCCAGCGATTTTACAGTGCTCAAGAACGGAACCGAGGTTCAGCGCGGTAACGTGAAGAATATGATTTTCCCCTTGCAAAAAATTATCGATTTCATTGCTGCCCGCTACGGGCTTGGCAAAAATGATATTATTTTTACGGGCACACCGGCAGGGGTAGGCCCCGTTGTTCCGGGCGATTCGTTCGAGCTGTACTGGGGTGACAAGCTGATGGGCACCTGCCTGATCGGTTGA